One genomic window of Branchiostoma floridae strain S238N-H82 chromosome 4, Bfl_VNyyK, whole genome shotgun sequence includes the following:
- the LOC118414187 gene encoding protein mono-ADP-ribosyltransferase PARP14-like (The sequence of the model RefSeq protein was modified relative to this genomic sequence to represent the inferred CDS: added 172 bases not found in genome assembly) has product MSGEERSVLVRGLPDLPGLQDKVTIYFQSRSQSSGGDVRTVRLLGPGRAVVTFEDQSVAQNVLAQPGHYIQGSRVKVVPCPGDLEEPEMESDAEECDSVDHHANASFPSEMSFLGKKFEEVITSSLVSPSKKLKVDSNEVSSQGHSAGSASGGNVCRPRIPAHPMFSTPKESPLNRKMEEERATPSSSSLLPSKSSLQMEVVSTDVASAGPKWPEAPSASTSKEDTNYTDNVMTDGAAPDDMLLEDHPVLDMGDGSVRPKETGQHNTPFAKETTEEGLYPAEDVVLQVSGFSPDQSQTVEMYFENSKRSGGGEMKSFEIREDKAFIVFSDPAASERVLAREHKIGQATFLVKAVRSNMAANARERPLHSTCLLVKGINESTSRETLLLYMEAISGDTVVDIVYSSQPGLALVTMDRITDFDRMVAKSAVKQLEGRSLTVERVPITDGIIVTGLPDNTPKDLVELYFDNANRSGGGPIADVKYDQTRGTAIIHFESPDTVNTVLQQEHKLNNTVITVKPYYECLGETLEDHDPAALKLPDPVEVEVNAEVMNFISSTETYINELTKTMEDIYATVDWNPSLGRVAVLTPTMTPALKDVHKVTQDWAQRSKNFLEEYLRKFQAVQFSVSPDIWEHAKDEVQKIVENISREAVWVDGYEKEEGGGSVQIIGTVEAVAEARHCYKAMVDKVEAHLKREASIVTDHIRNIMAARLKLLNMHNFPSKHSDIEMQLHIDRQEVFFRGQQSLVTNAKIKVYEFFNSLVEERINLSRGIREYLMSNKGRGYVENSMQEKGIMATCSTDNGEVMVLAVDPQDIQSAKHILQQSISETKITVPDDSEDLLDTRGWADHIGHLKDTLAVDIHANTSGSVWVVGPSEIVPLAQGEVNSYIVNNTIVKIDMNVGEGCMKFLQDYHRSAISGIERKLMDHKVKITQTGKGFLIHGTKEGTQAAKAELQDLVSAVLIETMAVTKPGLYKFFTGNIGKGLLKVIEREEKVVISTEDIPAGAAASGVGRPVSAPKQLCCVTTRQGKKLFVCQGDLTALQVDVIVNAANSRLSHVGGLAAALVKAGGKEIQRDCESYIRTSGQLSDGDVMTTKPYRLPCKMVVHAVGPQWKSGLSEDEKGGKEANLYRATFSSLQEAKDFHSIGIPAISSGVYGFPIDLCVSAILEGVMSFFNIHPNCKLSEVYFTEMDAKKTGAFKAEMVKRFGADNVKLSNWSESISSGAAAVPGPSGVGRERVSTHGQPASSSTGHGDSIRTAEGLTLQLKQGGITAEQADVLVNTVGTDLDLGQGGVASAFLKAGGPELQQFCSAHGKAKPGDVVPTPSAGGLLCQQVYHAVISWWQNTDTPLRTIIQTCLTMAHKNGLPSIAFPALGTGNLGYPRSVAASAMFDEVINFSQANPRTSLKHVSIVVYDQPTVQAFQEELRTRQGLPGTARLAGAAAATGNPSTTGFYSAVTSPQPNQQQMTIGNVTLQVQQGDITTESVDAIIVPTNNKLRLDAGVAQVVSRKAGGSLQAECLAVVQQYGELQNGAVATTGAGSLPCRHVLHLANPQPNHLKDNIKHCLQTADQKKLKSVALPAIGTGGINISPDQSAKGMLDGIAEFVQQSNPQNLALVRITIFQPQMLQTFHTEMDNRAKSLSGKLTGLGSRVIEKVKKVARNVLGLKPSTKKVASALGFASWDGTADPTLSSPSSESSERTGDLQLNFFGADQRSIDSAKRKVEGLVEEKSKNEVIENAAVAQLTQEEIKLLVAYGRQRNVNVTVEQGARHRICIQGASDMTSVISKVWEVLNIKIEEGRKFESALFLQKDVQWHYEKPDGSYQEFEPLVNAEIEEAFQAKRPKVQYEEEGEKYEIDFQSKQERNLSTGAITKVRRDDMRADTGAGMPAGWDPQPTDPRTGTPQLCHLVTLVLNSAEYNTVTSKLLPTTLNIQKIERVQNPTLWKQYCVQREKICQKNPTRQNEQELWHGSLAESCVKISHHGFNRSYAGMNATAFGKGTYFARDPSYSVRGYARPDANGLKRLFLAKVITGEYIRGNSNMIVPPSRPGGNPLDTYDSTVDNVNNPSIFCVYHDAQAYPEYLLTFI; this is encoded by the exons TGGCGCAAAATGTACTTGCTCAGCCTGGACATTACATCCAGGGCAGTAGAGTGAAAGTTGTTCCTTGTCCTGGAGACTTAGAAGAACCAGAGATGGAATCTGATGCAGAGGAGTGTGACAGTGTGGACCATCATGCAA ATGCATCTTTTCCAAGTGAGATGTCTTTCCTGGGGAAGAAATTTGAAGAGGTCATCACATCCAGCCTAGTTTCACCTTCAAAGAAGCTCAAAG TTGACTCCAATGAAGTATCATCACAAGGCCATTCTGCTGGCTCAGCATCTGGAGGAAATGTCTGTCGTCCCAGGATCCCGGCTCATCCTATGTTCTCCACACCAAAAGAATCACCTCTGAACAGAAAGATGGAAGAGGAAAGGGCGACCCCAAGCTCATCATCTCTTCTGCCATCAAAGTCATCATTACAGATGGAAGTGGTATCGACTGATGTGGCATCAGCAGGCCCAAAGTGGCCTGAAGCACCATCGGCCTCAACAAGTAAAGAGGACACAAACTACACAGATAATGTAATGACAGATGGGGCAGCACCAGATGACATGTTGTTGGAGGACCATCCTGTCCTTGACATGGGTGATGGTAGTGTAAGGCCAAAAGAAACAGGACAGCACAACACCCCTTTTGCAAAGGAGACAACAGAAGAAGGACTATATCCTGCTGAAGACGTAGTTCTTCAAGTGTCAGGGTTTTCTCCTGATCAAAGCCAGACTGTAGAGATGTACTTTGAGAACTCAAAACGGTCTGGAGGGGGAGAAATGAAGAGCTTTGAAATCAGAGAGGACAAAGCCTTCATTGTCTTCAGTGACCCAGCAG CTAGTGAGCGTGTGCTGGCTAGAGAGCACAAGATTGGACAGGCTACATTTCTTGTTAAAGCAGTAAGGTCAAATATGGCAGCCAATGCAAGAGAACGTCCACTTCATAGTACTTGCCTCCTTGTAAAG GGCATAAATGAAAGCACCTCCAGAGAAACCCTTCTGCTGTACATGGAGGCCATCAGTGGGGATACTGTTGTTGACATTGTCTACAGTTCGCAACCAGGACTGGCCTTGGTTACAATGGACCGTATAACTG ACTTTGACAGAATGGTAGCCAAGTCTGCTGTCAAACAACTTGAGGGCAGGAGTCTGACAGTTGAGAGGGTCCCCATCACTGATGGCATCATAGTGACGGGCCTGCCTGACAACACACCAAAGGACCTCGTGGAGCTGTATTTCGACAATGCCAACAGGAGTGGGGGAGGACCAATTGCTGATGTCAAGTATGACCAAACTAGAGGGACAGCCATCATACACTTTGAAAGTCCAGACA cTGTCAACACAGTCCtccaacaagaacacaaactgAACAACACTGTTATCACAGTGAAGCCTTACTACGAGTGCCTTGGAGAAACACTGGAAGATCATGACCCTGCAGCACTCAAACTCCCTGACCCTGTTGAAGTAGAGGTTAATGCTGAAGTAATGAATTTCATCTCTTCCACTGAAACCTACATAAATGAACTCACAAAAACAATGGAGGATATCTATGCCACTGTTGACTGGAATCCAAGTCTTGGAAGAGTTGCTGTTTTGACCCCAACAATGACCCCTGCACTAAAAGATGTCCACAAGGTCACCCAGGATTGGGCACAGAGAAGCAAGAACTTTTTGGAAGAGTATCTCAGGAAGTTTCAAGCAGTTCAGTTCTCTGTGTCTCCAGACATATGGGAGCATGCCAAAGACGAAGTACAGAAAATTGTGGAGAACATTAGCAGAGAAGCTGTCTGGGTTGATGGATATGAAAAGGAGGAAGGAGGCGGATCTGTACAAATTATTGGAACAGTGGAGGCAGTTGCTGAGGCCAGACATTGTTACAAAGCCATGGTTGATAAAGTAGAGGCACACCTGAAAAGAGAGGCATCCATCGTGACAGACCATATCCGTAACATCATGGCTGCGAGGCTCAAGTTGCTTAACATGCACAACTTTCCCTCCAAACATTCTGACATAGAAATGCAGCTTCATATTGACAGGCAGGAAGTGTTCTTCAGGGGTCAGCAGTCTCTGGTCACCAATGCTAAAATCAAAGTTTATGAATTTTTTAACAGCTTGGTAGAGGAGAGGATCAACCTGTCTCGTGGGATACGGGAATACCTTATGTCAAACAAGGGAAGGGGATACGTTGAAAACTCCATGCAGGAGAAAGGAATCATGGCAACTTGCAGCACAGATAATGGCGAAGTGATGGTGCTGGCAGTGGATCCTCAGGACATACAAAGTGCAAAACATATCTTACAACAGAGCATATCTGAAACAAAGATAACTGTTCCTGATGATAGTGAAGACTTGCTGGACACCCGTGGATGGGCCGATCACATTGGACACTTGAAGGATACGCTAGCAGTTGACATCCATGCTAATACATCAGGCAGTGTGTGGGTTGTGGGACCTTCAGAAATTGTCCCCTTAGCACAAGGTGAAGTCAACAGCTACATAGTAAACAACACCATTGTCAAGATTGACATGAATGTAGGAGAGGGATGCATGAAGTTTCTTCAAGACTATCATCGCAGTGCCATCAGTGGGATAGAGAGGAAGCTGATGGACCATAAAGTAAAGATAACTCAAACTGGGAAAGGCTTCTTAATCCATGGGACCAAAGAGGGAACACAAGCTGCCAAGGCTGAGCTGCAGGACCTAGTGTCAGCTGTACTGATAGAGACGATGGCGGTAACTAAGCCAG GATTGTACAAGTTCTTCACTGGGAACATTGGAAAAGGGCTCCTGAAGGTCATAGAGAGAGAAGAGAAGGTGGTGATCTCAACAGAAGACATTCCTGCTGGTGCAGCAGCATCTGGTGTTGGAAGGCCAGTCTCTGCTCCAAAACAA CTCTGCTGTGTGACAACCAGACAAGGGAAGAAACTATTTGTCTGCCAGGGAGACCTGACAGCTCTACAGGTGGACGTCATCGTTAATGCAGCCAACAGCAGACTGTCTCATGTTGGGGGTCTGGCCGCAGCTCTGGTGAAAGCAG GAGGCAAAGAGATCCAGAGGGACTGTGAGTCCTACATCAGGACGTCAGGCCAGCTGTCTGATGGAGACGTCATGACAACCAAACCTTACCGACTTCCCTGCAAGATGGTTGTCCATGCTGTTGGGCCTCAGTGGAAGTCAG GTTTATCTGAAGATGAAAAAGGAGGAAAAGAAGCTAATCTTTACCGGGCAACATTCAGCTCACTCCAAGAGGCAAAGGACTTCCACAGTATTGGCATACCTGCTATCAGCTCAG GTGTCTATGGCTTTCCAATTGACTTATGTGTCAGTGCAATCCTGGAAGGAGTGATGTCATTCTTCAACATACATCCTAACTGCAAGTTATCAGAAGTGTACTTCACAGAAATGGATGCGAAGAAGACTGGAGCCTTCAAGGCTGAAATGGTCAAGAG GTTTGGTGCAGATAATGTAAAATTGTCAAATTGGAGTGAGTCCATCTCCTCCGGAGCTGCTGCTGTGCCTGGTCCATCTGGTGTTGGCAGGGAGAGAGTTTCTACACATGGACAACCTGCATCATCTAGCACTGGACATGGGGACTCCATCAGGACTGCTGAAGGTCTCACTCTACAACTGAAGCAAGGAGGCATCACTGCTGAGCAG GCTGATGTTTTGGTAAACACAGTTGGAACTGACCTGGATCTTGGCCAGGGAGGTGTTGCAAGTGCCTTTTTAAAGGCAGGGGGACCTGAGCTACAACAG TTCTGTAGTGCACATGGAAAAGCCAAGCCAGGCGATGTGGTGCCAACACCATCTGCAGGAGGGCTACTCTGTCAGCAGGTGTACCATGCTGTCATCTCCTGGTGGCAGAATACAGATACA CCTCTACGAACAATCATCCAGACCTGCCTGACAATGGCCCATAAGAATGGGCTCCCTTCCATTGCCTTCCCAGCCCTGGGCACAGGGAACCTGGGTTATCCCAGGAGCGTTGCAGCCAGCGCCATGTTTGATGAAGTTATCAACTTCAGCCAAGCAAATCCTAGGACATCACTGAAG CATGTCAGCATTGTGGTATATGATCAGCCAACTGTGCAAGCCTTCCAAGAAGAACTAAGAACAAGACAGGGGTTGCCTGGAACAGCACGGTTGGCAGGGGCTGCGGCAGCTACGGGAAACCCTTCAACAACAG GTTTTTATTCTGCCGTGACAAGTCCACAACCCAACCAACAACAGATGACCATTGGAAATGTCACCCTTCAAGTCCAGCAGGGTGACATCACCACAGAGTCAGTGGATGCCATCATTGTACCTACCAACAACAAGCTTC GTCTAGATGCAGGAGTAGCTCAAGTTGTTTCCAGGAAGGCTGGCGGTAGCCTCCAAGCGGAATGTCTTGCAGTCGTCCAGCAATATGGGGAACTCCAGAATGGAGCCGTAGCTACGACTG GTGCAGGAAGCCTGCCCTGTAGACATGTGCTCCACCTGGCTAACCCTCAACCCAACCACCTGAAGGACAACATAAAACACTGCCTCCAGACTGCAGACCAGAAAAAACTGAAGTCTGTAGCACTGCCTGCCATTGGGACAG GAGGAATCAACATCAGTCCGGACCAGTCAGCTAAAGGCATGCTGGATGGCATTGCAGAGTTTGTACAACAGTCCAACCCACAGAACCTGGCTCTGGTCAGAATCACCATCTTCCAGCCACAAATGCTGCAAACATTCCACACAGAGATGGACAACAGGGCAAAGAGCCTAAGTGGCAAGCTGACTGGACTTGGTAGCAGAGTCATAGAAAAGGTTAAAA AAGTTGCGAGGAATGTGTTGGGGTTGAAGCCAAGCACCAAGAAAGTAGCATCTGCACTGGGATTCGCCTCCTGGGATGGAACTGCTGACCCAACATTATCATCGCCATCCAGCGAGTCGTCAGAACGTACAGGGGATCTCCAGCTTAATTTTTTTGGTGCCGACCAAAGAAGCATTGACTCTGCCAAAAGAAAGGTGGAAGGACTGGTGGAGGAAAAGTCCAAGAATGAAGTGATTGAGAACGCAGCTGTAGCTCAGCTCACACAGGAGGAAATCAAGCTGCTTGTGGCATACGGACGCCAAAGGAATGTAAATGTGACTGTTG AACAAGGGGCACGCCATCGCATATGCATCCAGGGCGCCAGTGACATGACATCAGTCATCTCAAAAGTTTGGGAAGTGTTAAACATCAAGATTGAGGAGGGTAGGAAGTTTGAGTCAGCTCTGTTCTTGCAGAAGGATGTGCAGTG GCATTATGAAAAGCCAGATGGCTCCTATCAGGAGTTTGAGCCCTTGGTGAATGCAGAAATTGAGGAGGCCTTCCAGGCTAAGAGACCAAAGGTTCAGTATGAAGAAGAGGGAGAGAAATACGAGATAGACTTCCAATCCAAACAGGAGAGAAATCTGTCAACTGGTGCAATAACCAAGGTTCGCAGAGATGACATGAGAGCTGATACAG GTGCAGGTATGCCTGCAGGTTGGGAcccccagcccactgacccaagGACAGGAACCCCCCAGCTGTGTCACCTGGTAACACTGGTCCTGAACTCAGCCGAGTACAACACAGTAACCAGCAAACTTCTGCCTACCACGCTGAACATCCAGAAGATTGAGAGGGTGCAGAACCCCACCCTGTGGAAGCAGTACTGTGTGCAGAGGGAGAAAATCTGTCAGAAGAACCCAACCag GCAAAATGAACAAGAACTGTGGCATGGTTCACTAGCAGAGTCCTGTGTGAAGATTTCTCACCATGGTTTCAACAGGAGCTATGCTGGAATGAATG CCACTGCATTCGGTAAGGGCACCTACTTTGCCAGGGATCCATCCTACTCAGTGAGGGGCTATGCCAGGCCTGATGCTAATGGACTGAAGCGACTATTTTTGGCAAAGGTCATTACAGGAGAGTACATCAGAGGGAACTCCAACATGATCGTTCCTCCTTCAAGACCAGGAGGAAACCCATTGGACACTTATGATTCAACTGTGGATAATGTTAACAATCCAAGTATTTTCTGTGTGTATCATGATGCTCAGGCATACCCAGAATATTTGCTAACATTTATCTAA